A single Camelus ferus isolate YT-003-E chromosome 3, BCGSAC_Cfer_1.0, whole genome shotgun sequence DNA region contains:
- the GAPT gene encoding protein GAPT isoform X2, with protein MCIPMFIATLFITGKIWKPPVSINVGVMLFSRSVQRKRPDLCPQFNQKCLSELPALLNHTLQRVTSVCTCEFSKGYTILSNDTISAKMLESCGNASVAIPIGISLLLLLVICGIGCVWHWKHHNTMQGFLPRFLQRRKSRRKDYSKTLPLSPQVISSRYKISVQTQDHSSAGVDANIDDDYENVERGPPKSKEDTNKELYENTWQTNFEEHIYGNETPCAYYNFQKPSTSEAPQEEDVYILPDSY; from the exons TAGGTGTCATGCTGTTCTCTAGGAGTGTACAGAGGAAAAGACCCGATCTCTGTCCACAATTTAACCAG AAATGCCTAAGCGAGCTTCCGGCTCTTTTGAACCATACCCTGCAAAGAGTTACATCGGTCTGCACCTGTGAATTCAGTAAGGGCTACACCATACTATCAAACGACACCATTAGTGCGAAAATGCTGGAAAGCTGTGGAAATGCTTCCGTGGCCATTCCTATAGGAATTTCCCTCCTTTTACTGTTGGTGATCTGTGGAATTGGGTGTGTTTGGCACTGGAAACACCATAATACAATGCAAGGTTTCTTACCGAGGtttttgcagaggagaaaaagcAGGAGAAAAGACTATTCTAAAACACTCCCTTTGAGTCCCCAGGTTATCAGCTCAAGGTATAAAATCTCAGTTCAAACTCAAGACCACAGCTCTGCTGGGGTGGACGCTAACATAGATGACGACTATGAAAATGTGGAAAGGGGTCCTCCTAAATCAAAAGAAGACACCAATAAGGAACTATATGAAAACACTTGGCAGACCAATTTCGAGGAGCATATCTATGGAAATGAGACACCATGTGCCTATTATAACTTCCAGAAGCCTAGCACTTCTGAAGCCCCACAAGAAGAAGACGTATATATTCTTCCAGATTCATATTAA
- the GAPT gene encoding protein GAPT isoform X3, with protein sequence MLFSRSVQRKRPDLCPQFNQKCLSELPALLNHTLQRVTSVCTCEFSKGYTILSNDTISAKMLESCGNASVAIPIGISLLLLLVICGIGCVWHWKHHNTMQGFLPRFLQRRKSRRKDYSKTLPLSPQVISSRYKISVQTQDHSSAGVDANIDDDYENVERGPPKSKEDTNKELYENTWQTNFEEHIYGNETPCAYYNFQKPSTSEAPQEEDVYILPDSY encoded by the exons ATGCTGTTCTCTAGGAGTGTACAGAGGAAAAGACCCGATCTCTGTCCACAATTTAACCAG AAATGCCTAAGCGAGCTTCCGGCTCTTTTGAACCATACCCTGCAAAGAGTTACATCGGTCTGCACCTGTGAATTCAGTAAGGGCTACACCATACTATCAAACGACACCATTAGTGCGAAAATGCTGGAAAGCTGTGGAAATGCTTCCGTGGCCATTCCTATAGGAATTTCCCTCCTTTTACTGTTGGTGATCTGTGGAATTGGGTGTGTTTGGCACTGGAAACACCATAATACAATGCAAGGTTTCTTACCGAGGtttttgcagaggagaaaaagcAGGAGAAAAGACTATTCTAAAACACTCCCTTTGAGTCCCCAGGTTATCAGCTCAAGGTATAAAATCTCAGTTCAAACTCAAGACCACAGCTCTGCTGGGGTGGACGCTAACATAGATGACGACTATGAAAATGTGGAAAGGGGTCCTCCTAAATCAAAAGAAGACACCAATAAGGAACTATATGAAAACACTTGGCAGACCAATTTCGAGGAGCATATCTATGGAAATGAGACACCATGTGCCTATTATAACTTCCAGAAGCCTAGCACTTCTGAAGCCCCACAAGAAGAAGACGTATATATTCTTCCAGATTCATATTAA
- the GAPT gene encoding protein GAPT isoform X1, with translation MANRSTFPFLSFLLCCYLLPICASLIEKEVKLNKIPPDTVQLYNNNYIIIRYKNYLLSSDDIRTSSNDFLSYLKQKCLSELPALLNHTLQRVTSVCTCEFSKGYTILSNDTISAKMLESCGNASVAIPIGISLLLLLVICGIGCVWHWKHHNTMQGFLPRFLQRRKSRRKDYSKTLPLSPQVISSRYKISVQTQDHSSAGVDANIDDDYENVERGPPKSKEDTNKELYENTWQTNFEEHIYGNETPCAYYNFQKPSTSEAPQEEDVYILPDSY, from the coding sequence ATGGCAAATCGTTCAACCTTCCCCTTCTTGAGTTTTCTACTCTGCTGttatcttctgcccatttgtgcTTCATTGATAGAAAAGGAAGTGAAGCTGAACAAAATTCCCCCTGACACAGTGCAGTTatacaataataattatataatcatCAGATACAAGAACTATCTTCTCTCCTCTGATGACATCAGGACTTCatcaaatgattttctttcataTCTGAAACAGAAATGCCTAAGCGAGCTTCCGGCTCTTTTGAACCATACCCTGCAAAGAGTTACATCGGTCTGCACCTGTGAATTCAGTAAGGGCTACACCATACTATCAAACGACACCATTAGTGCGAAAATGCTGGAAAGCTGTGGAAATGCTTCCGTGGCCATTCCTATAGGAATTTCCCTCCTTTTACTGTTGGTGATCTGTGGAATTGGGTGTGTTTGGCACTGGAAACACCATAATACAATGCAAGGTTTCTTACCGAGGtttttgcagaggagaaaaagcAGGAGAAAAGACTATTCTAAAACACTCCCTTTGAGTCCCCAGGTTATCAGCTCAAGGTATAAAATCTCAGTTCAAACTCAAGACCACAGCTCTGCTGGGGTGGACGCTAACATAGATGACGACTATGAAAATGTGGAAAGGGGTCCTCCTAAATCAAAAGAAGACACCAATAAGGAACTATATGAAAACACTTGGCAGACCAATTTCGAGGAGCATATCTATGGAAATGAGACACCATGTGCCTATTATAACTTCCAGAAGCCTAGCACTTCTGAAGCCCCACAAGAAGAAGACGTATATATTCTTCCAGATTCATATTAA
- the GAPT gene encoding protein GAPT isoform X4, translated as MLESCGNASVAIPIGISLLLLLVICGIGCVWHWKHHNTMQGFLPRFLQRRKSRRKDYSKTLPLSPQVISSRYKISVQTQDHSSAGVDANIDDDYENVERGPPKSKEDTNKELYENTWQTNFEEHIYGNETPCAYYNFQKPSTSEAPQEEDVYILPDSY; from the coding sequence ATGCTGGAAAGCTGTGGAAATGCTTCCGTGGCCATTCCTATAGGAATTTCCCTCCTTTTACTGTTGGTGATCTGTGGAATTGGGTGTGTTTGGCACTGGAAACACCATAATACAATGCAAGGTTTCTTACCGAGGtttttgcagaggagaaaaagcAGGAGAAAAGACTATTCTAAAACACTCCCTTTGAGTCCCCAGGTTATCAGCTCAAGGTATAAAATCTCAGTTCAAACTCAAGACCACAGCTCTGCTGGGGTGGACGCTAACATAGATGACGACTATGAAAATGTGGAAAGGGGTCCTCCTAAATCAAAAGAAGACACCAATAAGGAACTATATGAAAACACTTGGCAGACCAATTTCGAGGAGCATATCTATGGAAATGAGACACCATGTGCCTATTATAACTTCCAGAAGCCTAGCACTTCTGAAGCCCCACAAGAAGAAGACGTATATATTCTTCCAGATTCATATTAA